A single region of the Triticum dicoccoides isolate Atlit2015 ecotype Zavitan chromosome 2B, WEW_v2.0, whole genome shotgun sequence genome encodes:
- the LOC119364561 gene encoding cytochrome P450 724B1 isoform X2 — MSMMVGVGDLVLAAPAILLALLLTLVLSHFLPLLLNPKAPRGSFGWPLVGETLRFLTPHASNTLGSFLEDHCSRYGRVFKSHLFCTPTVVSCDQELNHFILQNEERLFQCSYPRPIHGILGKSSMLVVLGEDHKRLRNLALALVTSTKLKPSYLGDIEKIALHIVGSWHGKGGNITFCEEARKFAFSVIVKQVLALSPEEPVTAMILEDFLTFMKGLISFPLRIPGTPYAKAVQARERISSTVKGIIEERRKADCCKKDDFLNVLLSTDELSDEEKVSFVLDSLLGGYETTSLMISMVVYFLGQSAQDLDLVKREHQGIRSTKAKEECLSSEDYKKMEYTQHVINEALRCGNIVKFVHRKALKDVRYKEYLIPSGWKVLPVFSAVHLNPSLHGNAQQFQPCRWEGPSQGTSKKFTPFGGGTRLCPGSELAKVEAAFFLHHLVLNFSMEYPISMACKLSGTKSGP; from the exons ATGAGCATGATGGTGGGGGTGGGCGATCTTGTGCTGGCTGCTCCGGCGATCCTGCTCGCCTTGCTCCTGACTCTGGTGCTGAGCCACTTCCTGCCTTTGCTCCTCAACCCCAAGGCTCCAAGAGGCAGCTTTGGATGGCCCCTTGTTGGAGAGACCCTCAGGTTCCTCACCCCTCACGCCTCCAACACGCTGGGTAGCTTCCTGGAGGATCACTGCTCCAG GTATGGGAGGGTGTTCAAGTCCCATCTGTTCTGCACCCCCACCGTAGTGTCCTGTGACCAGGAGCTGAACCACTTCATCCTGCAGAATGAGGAGAGGCTGTTCCAGTGCAGCTACCCCAGGCCAATTCATGGCATACTGGGCAAGTCCTCCATGCTGGTGGTCCTGGGGGAGGACCACAAGCGGCTCAGGAACCTTGCTCTGGCCCTGGTCACCTCCACAAAGCTCAAGCCAAGCTACCTTGGCGACATTGAGAAGATTGCGCTGCACATAGTCGGATCATGGCATGGCAAGGGCGGCAACATCACCTTCTGCGAGGAGGCAAGAAAG TTTGCATTCAGTGTGATAGTGAAGCAGGTGCTGGCGCTGTCACCAGAGGAGCCTGTCACTGCCATGATACTGGAGGACTTCCTCACCTTCATGAAGGGCCTCATCTCTTTCCCTCTCCGCATCCCAGGGACCCCATACGCCAAAGCTGTCCAG GCCAGAGAGAGGATATCAAGCACTGTGAAGGGCATCATTGAGGAGAGGAGGAAGGCTGACTGCTGCAAGAAGGATGATTTCCTCAACGTGCTCCTGTCAACCGATGAGCTCTCTGACGAGGAGAAAGTGAGTTTTGTGCTGGACTCCCTGCTAGGGGGGTATGAGACCACCTCACTCATGATATCCATGGTCGTCTACTTCCTTGGGCAGTCAGCTCAAGATCTAGACCTGGTGAAG AGGGAGCATCAAGGCATAAGATCTACCAAAGCAAAGGAGGAGTGCTTGAGCTCTGAGGACTACAAGAAGATGGAATATACCCAACAT GTTATCAATGAGGCGCTGAGATGTGGAAACATTGTCAAGTTTGTCCACAGGAAGGCCCTCAAAGATGTCAGATACAAAG AGTATCTGATTCCATCTGGCTGGAAGGTCCTACCTGTTTTTAGTGCTGTTCATTTGAACCCCTCACTTCATGGAAATGCCCAACAGTTTCAGCCTTGCAGATGGGAG GGCCCAAGCCAAGGTACAAGCAAGAAGTTTACGCCGTTCGGCGGTGGCACCAGGCTCTGCCCTGGATCAGAGCTCGCCAAAGTAGAGGCTGCTTTCTTCCTCCATCACCTTGTGCTCAATTTCAG CATGGAGTATCCAATAAGTATGGCATGCAAGTTGAGTGGTACCAAATCTGGTCCATAG
- the LOC119364561 gene encoding cytochrome P450 724B1 isoform X1 translates to MSMMVGVGDLVLAAPAILLALLLTLVLSHFLPLLLNPKAPRGSFGWPLVGETLRFLTPHASNTLGSFLEDHCSRYGRVFKSHLFCTPTVVSCDQELNHFILQNEERLFQCSYPRPIHGILGKSSMLVVLGEDHKRLRNLALALVTSTKLKPSYLGDIEKIALHIVGSWHGKGGNITFCEEARKFAFSVIVKQVLALSPEEPVTAMILEDFLTFMKGLISFPLRIPGTPYAKAVQARERISSTVKGIIEERRKADCCKKDDFLNVLLSTDELSDEEKVSFVLDSLLGGYETTSLMISMVVYFLGQSAQDLDLVKREHQGIRSTKAKEECLSSEDYKKMEYTQHVINEALRCGNIVKFVHRKALKDVRYKEYLIPSGWKVLPVFSAVHLNPSLHGNAQQFQPCRWEGPSQGTSKKFTPFGGGTRLCPGSELAKVEAAFFLHHLVLNFRWKIDGDDIPMAYPYVEFPRGLPIEIEPICSES, encoded by the exons ATGAGCATGATGGTGGGGGTGGGCGATCTTGTGCTGGCTGCTCCGGCGATCCTGCTCGCCTTGCTCCTGACTCTGGTGCTGAGCCACTTCCTGCCTTTGCTCCTCAACCCCAAGGCTCCAAGAGGCAGCTTTGGATGGCCCCTTGTTGGAGAGACCCTCAGGTTCCTCACCCCTCACGCCTCCAACACGCTGGGTAGCTTCCTGGAGGATCACTGCTCCAG GTATGGGAGGGTGTTCAAGTCCCATCTGTTCTGCACCCCCACCGTAGTGTCCTGTGACCAGGAGCTGAACCACTTCATCCTGCAGAATGAGGAGAGGCTGTTCCAGTGCAGCTACCCCAGGCCAATTCATGGCATACTGGGCAAGTCCTCCATGCTGGTGGTCCTGGGGGAGGACCACAAGCGGCTCAGGAACCTTGCTCTGGCCCTGGTCACCTCCACAAAGCTCAAGCCAAGCTACCTTGGCGACATTGAGAAGATTGCGCTGCACATAGTCGGATCATGGCATGGCAAGGGCGGCAACATCACCTTCTGCGAGGAGGCAAGAAAG TTTGCATTCAGTGTGATAGTGAAGCAGGTGCTGGCGCTGTCACCAGAGGAGCCTGTCACTGCCATGATACTGGAGGACTTCCTCACCTTCATGAAGGGCCTCATCTCTTTCCCTCTCCGCATCCCAGGGACCCCATACGCCAAAGCTGTCCAG GCCAGAGAGAGGATATCAAGCACTGTGAAGGGCATCATTGAGGAGAGGAGGAAGGCTGACTGCTGCAAGAAGGATGATTTCCTCAACGTGCTCCTGTCAACCGATGAGCTCTCTGACGAGGAGAAAGTGAGTTTTGTGCTGGACTCCCTGCTAGGGGGGTATGAGACCACCTCACTCATGATATCCATGGTCGTCTACTTCCTTGGGCAGTCAGCTCAAGATCTAGACCTGGTGAAG AGGGAGCATCAAGGCATAAGATCTACCAAAGCAAAGGAGGAGTGCTTGAGCTCTGAGGACTACAAGAAGATGGAATATACCCAACAT GTTATCAATGAGGCGCTGAGATGTGGAAACATTGTCAAGTTTGTCCACAGGAAGGCCCTCAAAGATGTCAGATACAAAG AGTATCTGATTCCATCTGGCTGGAAGGTCCTACCTGTTTTTAGTGCTGTTCATTTGAACCCCTCACTTCATGGAAATGCCCAACAGTTTCAGCCTTGCAGATGGGAG GGCCCAAGCCAAGGTACAAGCAAGAAGTTTACGCCGTTCGGCGGTGGCACCAGGCTCTGCCCTGGATCAGAGCTCGCCAAAGTAGAGGCTGCTTTCTTCCTCCATCACCTTGTGCTCAATTTCAG ATGGAAAATCGATGGCGATGACATTCCAATGGCATACCCGTACGTGGAGTTCCCGAGAGGCCTGCCGATAGAAATCGAGCCGATTTGCTCTGAATCTTGA